The Theropithecus gelada isolate Dixy chromosome 11, Tgel_1.0, whole genome shotgun sequence genome includes a region encoding these proteins:
- the KIAA1551 gene encoding uncharacterized protein KIAA1551 homolog, with protein sequence MNWNEKPKSATLPPLYPKSQPPFLHQSLINQITATPQSSFSYPGSNQEACMYPSNSNPISQPLLNIQNYPQEISVSDMHNGTVVASHTSVERITYANVNGPKQLTHNLQMSSGVTQNVWLNSPMRNPVHSHIGATVSHQTDFGTNAPNMPALQSQLVTSDTYSMQMQMIPSNPTRLPVAYQGNQGLNQSFSEQQVDWTQQCISKGLTYPDYRPPPKLYRYSPQSFLQDSTIQKQNFMPRTSLQVKNSQLPNSVLTLPSKQTAAVPSQQYATQTDKRPPPPPYNCRYISQPLQSTQHVTKHLSMEVPQSREMLSSEIRTSFQQQWQNPNENVSTIGNFTNLKVNTSSKQPVNDPIRSSVDGIQTLAQTNEEKITDSCNPTSNQVLDTNVTKEKLVRDIKTLVEIKQKFSELARKIKINKDLLMAAGCIKMTNTSYSKPAQNTQLSLKQTTKIQSGPQVTPVMPENAERQPPTVVESTETNKTQCMMNSDIQEVNCRRFNQVDSVLPNPVYTEKRPMPDPSHDVKVLTSKTSTVEMTQAVLNTRLSSENVTKVEQNSPAVCETISVPKSISTEEYKSKIQNENMLLLALLSQAHKTQKTVLKDANQTIQDSKLDSCEMNPNTQMTGNQLNLKTMETPSTSNVSGKVLDNSFCSGQESSTKGMPAKSDSCSMEVLATCLSLWKKQPSETTKEKQCDKLRTNTTVVGISKPANIHVKSPCSVVGNSNSQNKISNPSQQTALSMVVHNYESSGINITKGTELQIAVVSPLVLSEVKTLSVKGITPAALPETVYPVIKEGSVCSLQNQLAENAKAAAALKVDVSGPVASTATSTKIFPLTQKEKQNESTNGNSEVTPNVNQGKHNKLESAIHSMNDQQTSQESRNSTVVSSDILQIDNICSLVEGDTSYNSQIAKIFSSLPLKMVEPQKPSVPNQQGNGSREPEKRLDNTAENKDFGFQKDKPVQCTDVSHKICDQSKLEPPLESSCNDLETNRGILEKSSVEHATEKSTANDTCSLAAIQEDIYPQEIDASSNYTPQDPARNEIHNDKAPILYLHDQLSELLKEFPYGIEAVNTRESSVGQQTAYQTSEDQTADKTSSDSKDPADQIQITVLSSEQMKEIFPEQDDQAYVVDDLTEPQKDEPITEVVTQAPAGGESRDSVVLDSEKDDIHCCALGWLSMVYEGVPQCQCNSIKNSTSEEEKQKEQCSLETNSCKQGERTSDRDVTVVQFKSLVNNPETPPTSPDGKSHFPELQDNNRKETSKTKHKSLPRTEQELTAGEFSSKCDKLDPLQNHKRKKLRFHEVTFHSSNKMTASYEQASQETRQKKHVTQNSRPLKAKTTFLPNKDLYKKHSSLGQSSSPEKIKLKFKSVSFKQKRKLDQGNVLDMEVKKKKHDKQEQKGSVGATFKLGDSLSNPNERAIVKEKIVSNTKSVDTKASSSKFSRILIPKECLQRQKHKEAMSNKASKKICLKNVPCDSEHMRPSKLAVQVGSCGKSNEKHSSGVQTSKESLNGLTSHGKNLTIHHSQESKTYNILRNVKEKVSGKQPDKIWIDKTKLDKKLTNISNEAQFSQMPPQVKDQNKLYLNRVAFKCTERESICLTKLESSPRKLHKDKEKRQENKHKTPLPVRGDTEKSNMLEFKLCPDILLKSTNSVEERKDVKPHPRKEQATVQVSGIKSTKEDWLKCVATKKRTQKDSQEKDNVNSRLAKRSFSADGFEMLQNPVRDSKEMFQTYRQMYLEKRSRSLGSSPVK encoded by the exons ATGAATtggaatgaaaaaccaaagagTGCTACATTACCACCACTGTATCCTAAAAGCCAGCCACCTTTTTTGCATCAGTCTTTGATAAACCAAATTACCGCAACACCTCAAAGTTCTTTCAGCTATCCTGGAAGTAATCAAGAAGCATGCATGTATCCCAGTAATTCAAATCCAATTTCACAGCCACTGCTGAATATCCAAAATTATCCTCAAGAAATCTCTGTTTCTGATATGCATAACGGGACAGTTGTGGCCTCGCACACTTCAGTAGAAAGAATAACATATGCAAATGTTAACGGACCCAAACAACTAACTCACAATTTGCAGATGTCGTCAGGAGTTACACAAAATGTATGGTTGAACTCACCAATGAGGAATCCTGTGCATTCTCATATAGGGGCAACTGTATCTCATCAAACTGATTTTGGAACTAATGCACCCAATATGCCTGCACTACAGAGTCAACTGGTAACATCAGATACCTATTCTATGCAAATGCAAATGATCCCTTCTAATCCTACACGACTTCCTGTAGCTTACCAAGGAAATCAGGGACTAAACCAGTCTTTTTCAGAGCAACAGGTTGATTGGACACAACAGTGTATATCTAAGGGACTGACTTATCCAGATTACAGACCACCTCCAAAGCTGTACCGTTACTCACCACAAAGCTTTTTACAAGATTCTACcattcaaaaacaaaactttatgcCACGTACATCATTACAAGTTAAAAACAGTCAGCTTCCAAATTCTGTACTAACTTTACCATCAAAGCAGACTGCAGCTGTACCATCACAGCAGTATGCCACGCAAACTGACAAaagacctcctcctcctccttacaACTGTAGGTACATAAGCCAGCCTTTGCAAAGTACTCAGCATGTTACTAAACACTTGTCTATGGAAGTTCCTCAGAGTCGAGAAATGCTCTCATCTGAAATAAGGACCAGCTTTCAACAGCAGTGGCAAAACCCTAATGAAAATGTCAGCACAATTGGAAATTTCACTAACTTGAAAGTAAATACCAGCAGCAAACAACCTGTTAATGATCCCATTAGATCTTCTGTGGATGGTATTCAGACTCTTGCTCAAactaatgaagagaaaataacgGATTCTTGTAATCCAACTTCAAATCAAGTACTGGACACAAATGTCACAAAAGAAAAGCTAGTAAGGGATATTAAAACATTagtagaaataaaacagaagtttTCAGAACTTGcaaggaaaattaaaatcaataaagaTCTTTTGATGGCAGCAGGTTGTATTAAAATGACTAATACTTCTTACAGTAAACCAGCTCAGAATACTCaattgtctctaaaacaaactaCCAAAATCCAGTCTGGACCCCAGGTAACTCCAGTAATGCCAGAGAATGCAGAGAGACAACCACCAACAGTAGTGGAATCTACAGAAACAAATAAGACTCAATGTATGATGAATTCTGACATTCAGGAAGTCAATTGCAGAAGGTTTAACCAAGTTGATTCTGTTTTACCAAATCCTGTCTATACTGAAAAGCGGCCAATGCCAGACCCGTCTCATGATGTGAAAGTTCTCACTTCGAAGACATCAACTGTTGAGATGACCCAGGCAGTATTGAATACTCGGCTTTCATCAGAAAATGTTACCAAAGTTGAGCAGAATTCACCAGCAGTTTGTGAAACAATTTCTGTTCCTAAGTCCATATCCACTGAGGAATAtaaatcaaaaattcaaaatgaaaatatgctaCTTCTCGCTTTGCTTTCACAGGCACATAAGACTCAGAAGACAGTATTAAAAGATGCTAATCAAACTATTCAGGATTCTAAACTAGACAGTTGTGAAATGAATCCAAACACCCAAATGACTGGTAACCAACTGAATTTGAAGACCATGGAAACTCCAAGTACTTCTAATGTAAGTGGCAAGGTTTTGGACAACTCTTTTTGCAGTGGACAAGAATCCTCAACAAAAGGAATGCCTGCTAAAAGTGACAGCTGTTCCATGGAAGTGCTAGCAACCTGTCTTTCCCTGTGGAAAAAGCAACCTTcagaaactacaaaagaaaagcaGTGTGATAAACTCAGAACAAATACAACAGTAGTTGGAATTTCAAAACCTGCTAACATCCACGTTAAGAGTCCTTGTTCGGTTGTGGGAAATTCAAATTCtcagaataaaataagtaatcCCTCACAGCAGACAGCTTTATCGATGGTAGTGCACAATTATGAGTCTTCAGGTATAAATATAACAAAGGGAACAGAACTTCAGATTGCTGTAGTGTCACCGTTAGTTCTGTCAGAGGTCAAAACATTGTCTGTCAAAGGAATAACACCTGCAGCATTACCTGAAACAGTGTATCCCGTTATTAAAGAAGGTAGTGTCTGTAGTCTACAAAATCAATTGGCAGAAAACGCAAAGGCAGCTGCTGCTTTGAAAGTCGACGTTAGTGGACCAGTAGCAAGTACAGCAACATCAACCAAGATTTTTCCACTAACTCAGAAGGAAAAGCAGAATGAGTCAACAAATGGTAATTCAGAAGTTACACCTAATGTCAATCAAGGGAAGCATAACAAATTAGAGTCAGCTATCCATTCTATGAACGATCAGCAGACCTCACAGGAATCAAGGAATAGTACTGTTGTGAGTAGTGATATATTACAGATTGACAATATTTGTTCTCTGGTTGAAGGTGATACCTCTTACAATTCCCAAATAGCAAAGATATTCAGCTCTCTTCCTTTGAAAATGGTTGAGCCACAGAAACCTTCTGTACCCAATCAGCAAGGGAATGGCAGCAGAGAACCAGAAAAACGATTAGATAATACAGCTGAAAATAAAGACTTtggttttcaaaaagataaacctGTACAGTGCACAGATGTTTCACATAAAATATGTGATCAGTCAAAGTTAGAGCCACCCTTAGAGTCATCTTGTAACGATCTTGAAACAAACAGAGGAATTCTAGAGAAAAGTAGTGTGGAGCATGCCACTGAAAAAAGCACAGCTAATGATACATGCTCGTTGGCTGCTATTCAGGAGGATATTTACCCTCAGGAAATAGATGCATCCAGCAATTATACTCCCCAAGATCCTGCAAGAAATGAAATTCACAATGATAAGGCACCTATCTTATACCTACACGACCAGCTGTCAGAACTTTTAAAAGAGTTTCCTTATGGTATTGAGGCTGTGAATACACGTGAAAGTTCTGTGGGCCAGCAAACTGCATACCAGACCTCAGAAGATCAAACTGCTGATAAAACCAGTTCTGACTCCAAAGACCCAGCAGATCAAATACAAATTACAGTATTAAGCTCAgagcaaatgaaagaaatatttcctgAACAGGATGATCAAGCCTATGTAGTAGACGACTTGACAGAACCTCAGAAAGATGAGCCCATCACAGAAGTAGTTACCCAGGCACCTGCAGGAGGAGAAAGTCGTGATTCTGTGGTACTGGACTCAGAGAAAGACGATATCCACTGTTGTGCGTTGGGATGGCTCTCCATGGTTTACGAAGGAGTACCCCAGTGTCAGTGTAATTCCATCAAGAACTCAACTtcagaggaagagaaacaaaaagagcaGTGTTCTTTGGAGACCAACAGTTGTAAACAAGGAGAGAGAACCTCTGATAGAGATGTCACTGTTGTTCAATTTAAGAGCCTTGTAAATAATCCAGAGACTCCTCCAACTTCTCCAGATGGGAAAAGTCATTTTCCTGAACTACAAGACAACAATAGAAAAGAGAcatccaaaacaaaacataaaagctTGCCAAGGACGGAACAAGAATTAACTGCTGGTGAGTTTTCATCTAAATGTGATAAACTAGATCCCTtgcaaaatcacaaaagaaaaaaactgaggttTCACGAGGTAACCTTTCACTCTAGTAATAAAATGACAGCATCTTATGAACAAGCTTCTCAAGAAACCCGACAGAAGAAACATGTAACACAGAACTCACGtccattaaaagcaaaaacaactttTTTGCCAAATAAAGATCTATATAAGAAGCATAGTTCTTTGGGACAGTCGTCATCaccagaaaagataaaattgaaattCAAATCAGTTAGCTTCAAACAAAAACGGAAGTTAGACCAAGGGAATGTATTAGATATGGAagtaaagaagaagaaacatgATAAACAAGAACAGAAAGGAAGTGTGGGAGCTACATTCAAATTAGGTGACTCTTTGTCAAACCCAAACGAAAGAGCCATTGTTAAAGAAAAGATAGTATCAAATACTAAGTCTGTAGACACGAAAGCGAGTTCATCTAAATTTAGTAGAATTCTAATTCCTAAGGAGTGTTTACAAAGGCAGAAGCATAAAGAAGCTATGAGTAATAAAGCATCGAAGAAAATCTGTTTGAAAAATGTACCATGTGATTCTGAACATATGAGACCAAGTAAACTTGCTGTGCAGGTCGGAAGTTGTGGGAAATCAAATGAGAAACACAGCAGCGGTGTACAGACCTCTAAAGAATCATTAAATGGCTTGACAAGCCATGGTAAAAACCTCACAATCCACCATTCTCAGGAGTCTAAAACATACAACATtctaagaaatgttaaagaaaaagttaGTGGGAAGCAGCCTGACAAAATATGGATTGATAAGACTAAATTAGACAAGAAATTAACCAATATAAGCAATGAAGCTCAATTCAGCCAAATGCCTCCCCAAgtaaaagatcaaaataaattatatctgaATAGAGTTGCGTTTAAATGCACGGAACGTGAGAGCATTTGTCTCACCAAATTAGAAAGTTCACCCAGGAAGCTTcataaagataaagagaagagacaggaaaATAAACATAAGACCCCTTTACCTGTGAGAGGTgacacagaaaaatcaaacatGCTGGAGTTTAAATTATGTCCAGATATCTTACTAAAGAGTACAAACTCTGTGGAGGAACGGAAGGATGTAAAGCCTCATCCCAGGAAGGAGCAAGCCACTGTGCAAG tttcaggaataaaaagtacaaaagaagaCTGGTTAAAATGTGTTGCTacaaagaaaagaacacagaaagaCAGCCAAGAGAAAG